Proteins from one Malania oleifera isolate guangnan ecotype guangnan chromosome 4, ASM2987363v1, whole genome shotgun sequence genomic window:
- the LOC131153251 gene encoding uncharacterized protein LOC131153251 isoform X3, giving the protein MKFDGNPFFSHVSLVHQPDCKPFQYNGDAQDTTVSKLGNMKEDKNRTFCAIKGFDRAAEPLPFEHNYSIDNFTNANMNKFQDTITQCAIPSNSKELLERGIHFYTDRNVIEGGRPESIVCCKEPTFHFVKDICVDEGVLSQDKILVENKDEHTDSCTFPTPDGDKSSELSKEKSIFIIPEETKISEEDSKGDGADQCDSKKPTHKNDASIDGKDKIANDTAEENITPENMPFKGESDTEKSHSKLVKFDGNEVEQSSAQVPSEEVNLESPALSAGEELNSSSIMQKLSYDSKVESGSITFHFDSATPAASSSGKHPASNDYEQPHETHHLSRLDDRISDCGVALSSLLHHSTGEASFSAAGPLSGAITYSGPVAYSGSLSLRSDSSTTSTRSFAFPVLQSEWNSSPVRMAKADQRRFRKHGNWRHGLLCCRF; this is encoded by the exons ATGAAATTTG ATGGCAACCCCTTCTTTTCTCATGTATCGCTAGTCCACCAGCCTGATTGTAAGCCTTTTCAATACAATGGTGATGCTCAGGACACTACTGTATCCAAGTTAGGCAACATGAAGGAAGATAAGAACAGAACCTTTTGTGCTATAAAGGGCTTTGATAGAGCTGCAGAGCCATTGCCGTTTGAGCATAATTATTCTATTGATAATTTTACGAATGCTAATATGAACAAGTTCCAGGATACCATCACACAATGTGCAATTCCTTCCAACAGCAAAGAGTTGTTAGAAAGGGGCATACACTTCTACACTGATAGAAATGTCATTGAAGGTGGCCGGCCAGAGTCAATAGTCTGTTGCAAAGAACCTACTTTTCATTTTGTCAAAGACATTTGTGTTGATGAGGGAGTGCTTTCTCAGGACAAGATTTTGGTTGAGAATAAGGATGAGCATACAGATAGCTGCACCTTCCCAACTCCTGATGGTGATAAAAGTAGTGAACTGAGCAAAGAAAAGAGTATTTTTATAATACCTGAGGAGACAAAAATTTCAGAAGAGGACAGTAAAGGGGATGGTGCTGATCAATGTGATTCTAAGAAACCAACTCATAAAAATGATGCAAGTATTGATGGAAAAGACAAGATTGCAAATGATACTGCTGAAGAGAATATTACGCCTGAAAACATGCCTTTTAAGGGAGAGTCGGATACAGAGAAGTCCCACTCCAAGTTGGTCAAGTTTGATGGCAATGAAGTAGAACAATCGTCTGCTCAG GTTCCGAGTGAGGAAGTGAACTTGGAGAGCCCTGCTCTTTCTGCAGGAGAGGAATTGAACAGTAGCAGCATTATGCAAAAGCTATCTTATGATAGCAAGGTGGAGAGTGGGAGCATCACCTTCCACTTCGATTCCGCAACACCAGCAGCAAGCAGCAGCGGGAAGCACCCTGCAAGCAATGATTATGAGCAACCTCATGAGACTCATCATTTGTCCAGGCTTGATGATAGGATATCTGATTGTGGCGTCGCCCTTTCAAGCCTACTTCACCACAGCACTGGAGAGGCAAGTTTCTCTGCTGCAGGTCCTTTATCAGGAGCCATAACTTACTCTGGGCCGGTAGCATATTCAGGCAGCCTGTCTCTTCGATCTGATAGCAGCACCACCAGCACCCGTTCCTTTGCCTTCCCAGT ATTACAGTCAGAATGGAATAGCAGTCCAGTAAGAATGGCAAAAGCTGACCAGAGACGTTTCCGAAAGCATGGGAATTGGAGGCATGGCCTTCTCTGCTGTAGATTCTAA
- the LOC131153251 gene encoding uncharacterized protein LOC131153251 isoform X2: MNAFRKKTNILSVVKNKQRGVLVTDHKDGNPFFSHVSLVHQPDCKPFQYNGDAQDTTVSKLGNMKEDKNRTFCAIKGFDRAAEPLPFEHNYSIDNFTNANMNKFQDTITQCAIPSNSKELLERGIHFYTDRNVIEGGRPESIVCCKEPTFHFVKDICVDEGVLSQDKILVENKDEHTDSCTFPTPDGDKSSELSKEKSIFIIPEETKISEEDSKGDGADQCDSKKPTHKNDASIDGKDKIANDTAEENITPENMPFKGESDTEKSHSKLVKFDGNEVEQSSAQVPSEEVNLESPALSAGEELNSSSIMQKLSYDSKVESGSITFHFDSATPAASSSGKHPASNDYEQPHETHHLSRLDDRISDCGVALSSLLHHSTGEASFSAAGPLSGAITYSGPVAYSGSLSLRSDSSTTSTRSFAFPVLQSEWNSSPVRMAKADQRRFRKHGNWRHGLLCCRF; encoded by the exons ATGAATGCCTTCA GGAAAAAGACGAATATATTGTCTGTTGTGAAGAATAAACAGAGAGGGGTTCTTGTGACTGATCATAAAG ATGGCAACCCCTTCTTTTCTCATGTATCGCTAGTCCACCAGCCTGATTGTAAGCCTTTTCAATACAATGGTGATGCTCAGGACACTACTGTATCCAAGTTAGGCAACATGAAGGAAGATAAGAACAGAACCTTTTGTGCTATAAAGGGCTTTGATAGAGCTGCAGAGCCATTGCCGTTTGAGCATAATTATTCTATTGATAATTTTACGAATGCTAATATGAACAAGTTCCAGGATACCATCACACAATGTGCAATTCCTTCCAACAGCAAAGAGTTGTTAGAAAGGGGCATACACTTCTACACTGATAGAAATGTCATTGAAGGTGGCCGGCCAGAGTCAATAGTCTGTTGCAAAGAACCTACTTTTCATTTTGTCAAAGACATTTGTGTTGATGAGGGAGTGCTTTCTCAGGACAAGATTTTGGTTGAGAATAAGGATGAGCATACAGATAGCTGCACCTTCCCAACTCCTGATGGTGATAAAAGTAGTGAACTGAGCAAAGAAAAGAGTATTTTTATAATACCTGAGGAGACAAAAATTTCAGAAGAGGACAGTAAAGGGGATGGTGCTGATCAATGTGATTCTAAGAAACCAACTCATAAAAATGATGCAAGTATTGATGGAAAAGACAAGATTGCAAATGATACTGCTGAAGAGAATATTACGCCTGAAAACATGCCTTTTAAGGGAGAGTCGGATACAGAGAAGTCCCACTCCAAGTTGGTCAAGTTTGATGGCAATGAAGTAGAACAATCGTCTGCTCAG GTTCCGAGTGAGGAAGTGAACTTGGAGAGCCCTGCTCTTTCTGCAGGAGAGGAATTGAACAGTAGCAGCATTATGCAAAAGCTATCTTATGATAGCAAGGTGGAGAGTGGGAGCATCACCTTCCACTTCGATTCCGCAACACCAGCAGCAAGCAGCAGCGGGAAGCACCCTGCAAGCAATGATTATGAGCAACCTCATGAGACTCATCATTTGTCCAGGCTTGATGATAGGATATCTGATTGTGGCGTCGCCCTTTCAAGCCTACTTCACCACAGCACTGGAGAGGCAAGTTTCTCTGCTGCAGGTCCTTTATCAGGAGCCATAACTTACTCTGGGCCGGTAGCATATTCAGGCAGCCTGTCTCTTCGATCTGATAGCAGCACCACCAGCACCCGTTCCTTTGCCTTCCCAGT ATTACAGTCAGAATGGAATAGCAGTCCAGTAAGAATGGCAAAAGCTGACCAGAGACGTTTCCGAAAGCATGGGAATTGGAGGCATGGCCTTCTCTGCTGTAGATTCTAA
- the LOC131153251 gene encoding uncharacterized protein LOC131153251 isoform X1, translated as MGFKVLLLLLLLLLSLSLSLSLSLSLSLRGVVFRKKTNILSVVKNKQRGVLVTDHKDGNPFFSHVSLVHQPDCKPFQYNGDAQDTTVSKLGNMKEDKNRTFCAIKGFDRAAEPLPFEHNYSIDNFTNANMNKFQDTITQCAIPSNSKELLERGIHFYTDRNVIEGGRPESIVCCKEPTFHFVKDICVDEGVLSQDKILVENKDEHTDSCTFPTPDGDKSSELSKEKSIFIIPEETKISEEDSKGDGADQCDSKKPTHKNDASIDGKDKIANDTAEENITPENMPFKGESDTEKSHSKLVKFDGNEVEQSSAQVPSEEVNLESPALSAGEELNSSSIMQKLSYDSKVESGSITFHFDSATPAASSSGKHPASNDYEQPHETHHLSRLDDRISDCGVALSSLLHHSTGEASFSAAGPLSGAITYSGPVAYSGSLSLRSDSSTTSTRSFAFPVLQSEWNSSPVRMAKADQRRFRKHGNWRHGLLCCRF; from the exons ATGGGATTTAAggttctcctcctcctcctcctcctcctcctctctctctctctctctctctctctctctctctctctctctctccgtggAGTAGTTTTCA GGAAAAAGACGAATATATTGTCTGTTGTGAAGAATAAACAGAGAGGGGTTCTTGTGACTGATCATAAAG ATGGCAACCCCTTCTTTTCTCATGTATCGCTAGTCCACCAGCCTGATTGTAAGCCTTTTCAATACAATGGTGATGCTCAGGACACTACTGTATCCAAGTTAGGCAACATGAAGGAAGATAAGAACAGAACCTTTTGTGCTATAAAGGGCTTTGATAGAGCTGCAGAGCCATTGCCGTTTGAGCATAATTATTCTATTGATAATTTTACGAATGCTAATATGAACAAGTTCCAGGATACCATCACACAATGTGCAATTCCTTCCAACAGCAAAGAGTTGTTAGAAAGGGGCATACACTTCTACACTGATAGAAATGTCATTGAAGGTGGCCGGCCAGAGTCAATAGTCTGTTGCAAAGAACCTACTTTTCATTTTGTCAAAGACATTTGTGTTGATGAGGGAGTGCTTTCTCAGGACAAGATTTTGGTTGAGAATAAGGATGAGCATACAGATAGCTGCACCTTCCCAACTCCTGATGGTGATAAAAGTAGTGAACTGAGCAAAGAAAAGAGTATTTTTATAATACCTGAGGAGACAAAAATTTCAGAAGAGGACAGTAAAGGGGATGGTGCTGATCAATGTGATTCTAAGAAACCAACTCATAAAAATGATGCAAGTATTGATGGAAAAGACAAGATTGCAAATGATACTGCTGAAGAGAATATTACGCCTGAAAACATGCCTTTTAAGGGAGAGTCGGATACAGAGAAGTCCCACTCCAAGTTGGTCAAGTTTGATGGCAATGAAGTAGAACAATCGTCTGCTCAG GTTCCGAGTGAGGAAGTGAACTTGGAGAGCCCTGCTCTTTCTGCAGGAGAGGAATTGAACAGTAGCAGCATTATGCAAAAGCTATCTTATGATAGCAAGGTGGAGAGTGGGAGCATCACCTTCCACTTCGATTCCGCAACACCAGCAGCAAGCAGCAGCGGGAAGCACCCTGCAAGCAATGATTATGAGCAACCTCATGAGACTCATCATTTGTCCAGGCTTGATGATAGGATATCTGATTGTGGCGTCGCCCTTTCAAGCCTACTTCACCACAGCACTGGAGAGGCAAGTTTCTCTGCTGCAGGTCCTTTATCAGGAGCCATAACTTACTCTGGGCCGGTAGCATATTCAGGCAGCCTGTCTCTTCGATCTGATAGCAGCACCACCAGCACCCGTTCCTTTGCCTTCCCAGT ATTACAGTCAGAATGGAATAGCAGTCCAGTAAGAATGGCAAAAGCTGACCAGAGACGTTTCCGAAAGCATGGGAATTGGAGGCATGGCCTTCTCTGCTGTAGATTCTAA
- the LOC131153251 gene encoding uncharacterized protein LOC131153251 isoform X5, which translates to MKEDKNRTFCAIKGFDRAAEPLPFEHNYSIDNFTNANMNKFQDTITQCAIPSNSKELLERGIHFYTDRNVIEGGRPESIVCCKEPTFHFVKDICVDEGVLSQDKILVENKDEHTDSCTFPTPDGDKSSELSKEKSIFIIPEETKISEEDSKGDGADQCDSKKPTHKNDASIDGKDKIANDTAEENITPENMPFKGESDTEKSHSKLVKFDGNEVEQSSAQVPSEEVNLESPALSAGEELNSSSIMQKLSYDSKVESGSITFHFDSATPAASSSGKHPASNDYEQPHETHHLSRLDDRISDCGVALSSLLHHSTGEASFSAAGPLSGAITYSGPVAYSGSLSLRSDSSTTSTRSFAFPVQNGIAVQ; encoded by the exons ATGAAGGAAGATAAGAACAGAACCTTTTGTGCTATAAAGGGCTTTGATAGAGCTGCAGAGCCATTGCCGTTTGAGCATAATTATTCTATTGATAATTTTACGAATGCTAATATGAACAAGTTCCAGGATACCATCACACAATGTGCAATTCCTTCCAACAGCAAAGAGTTGTTAGAAAGGGGCATACACTTCTACACTGATAGAAATGTCATTGAAGGTGGCCGGCCAGAGTCAATAGTCTGTTGCAAAGAACCTACTTTTCATTTTGTCAAAGACATTTGTGTTGATGAGGGAGTGCTTTCTCAGGACAAGATTTTGGTTGAGAATAAGGATGAGCATACAGATAGCTGCACCTTCCCAACTCCTGATGGTGATAAAAGTAGTGAACTGAGCAAAGAAAAGAGTATTTTTATAATACCTGAGGAGACAAAAATTTCAGAAGAGGACAGTAAAGGGGATGGTGCTGATCAATGTGATTCTAAGAAACCAACTCATAAAAATGATGCAAGTATTGATGGAAAAGACAAGATTGCAAATGATACTGCTGAAGAGAATATTACGCCTGAAAACATGCCTTTTAAGGGAGAGTCGGATACAGAGAAGTCCCACTCCAAGTTGGTCAAGTTTGATGGCAATGAAGTAGAACAATCGTCTGCTCAG GTTCCGAGTGAGGAAGTGAACTTGGAGAGCCCTGCTCTTTCTGCAGGAGAGGAATTGAACAGTAGCAGCATTATGCAAAAGCTATCTTATGATAGCAAGGTGGAGAGTGGGAGCATCACCTTCCACTTCGATTCCGCAACACCAGCAGCAAGCAGCAGCGGGAAGCACCCTGCAAGCAATGATTATGAGCAACCTCATGAGACTCATCATTTGTCCAGGCTTGATGATAGGATATCTGATTGTGGCGTCGCCCTTTCAAGCCTACTTCACCACAGCACTGGAGAGGCAAGTTTCTCTGCTGCAGGTCCTTTATCAGGAGCCATAACTTACTCTGGGCCGGTAGCATATTCAGGCAGCCTGTCTCTTCGATCTGATAGCAGCACCACCAGCACCCGTTCCTTTGCCTTCCCAGT TCAGAATGGAATAGCAGTCCAGTAA
- the LOC131153251 gene encoding uncharacterized protein LOC131153251 isoform X4, with translation MKFDGNPFFSHVSLVHQPDCKPFQYNGDAQDTTVSKLGNMKEDKNRTFCAIKGFDRAAEPLPFEHNYSIDNFTNANMNKFQDTITQCAIPSNSKELLERGIHFYTDRNVIEGGRPESIVCCKEPTFHFVKDICVDEGVLSQDKILVENKDEHTDSCTFPTPDGDKSSELSKEKSIFIIPEETKISEEDSKGDGADQCDSKKPTHKNDASIDGKDKIANDTAEENITPENMPFKGESDTEKSHSKLVKFDGNEVEQSSAQVPSEEVNLESPALSAGEELNSSSIMQKLSYDSKVESGSITFHFDSATPAASSSGKHPASNDYEQPHETHHLSRLDDRISDCGVALSSLLHHSTGEASFSAAGPLSGAITYSGPVAYSGSLSLRSDSSTTSTRSFAFPVQNGIAVQ, from the exons ATGAAATTTG ATGGCAACCCCTTCTTTTCTCATGTATCGCTAGTCCACCAGCCTGATTGTAAGCCTTTTCAATACAATGGTGATGCTCAGGACACTACTGTATCCAAGTTAGGCAACATGAAGGAAGATAAGAACAGAACCTTTTGTGCTATAAAGGGCTTTGATAGAGCTGCAGAGCCATTGCCGTTTGAGCATAATTATTCTATTGATAATTTTACGAATGCTAATATGAACAAGTTCCAGGATACCATCACACAATGTGCAATTCCTTCCAACAGCAAAGAGTTGTTAGAAAGGGGCATACACTTCTACACTGATAGAAATGTCATTGAAGGTGGCCGGCCAGAGTCAATAGTCTGTTGCAAAGAACCTACTTTTCATTTTGTCAAAGACATTTGTGTTGATGAGGGAGTGCTTTCTCAGGACAAGATTTTGGTTGAGAATAAGGATGAGCATACAGATAGCTGCACCTTCCCAACTCCTGATGGTGATAAAAGTAGTGAACTGAGCAAAGAAAAGAGTATTTTTATAATACCTGAGGAGACAAAAATTTCAGAAGAGGACAGTAAAGGGGATGGTGCTGATCAATGTGATTCTAAGAAACCAACTCATAAAAATGATGCAAGTATTGATGGAAAAGACAAGATTGCAAATGATACTGCTGAAGAGAATATTACGCCTGAAAACATGCCTTTTAAGGGAGAGTCGGATACAGAGAAGTCCCACTCCAAGTTGGTCAAGTTTGATGGCAATGAAGTAGAACAATCGTCTGCTCAG GTTCCGAGTGAGGAAGTGAACTTGGAGAGCCCTGCTCTTTCTGCAGGAGAGGAATTGAACAGTAGCAGCATTATGCAAAAGCTATCTTATGATAGCAAGGTGGAGAGTGGGAGCATCACCTTCCACTTCGATTCCGCAACACCAGCAGCAAGCAGCAGCGGGAAGCACCCTGCAAGCAATGATTATGAGCAACCTCATGAGACTCATCATTTGTCCAGGCTTGATGATAGGATATCTGATTGTGGCGTCGCCCTTTCAAGCCTACTTCACCACAGCACTGGAGAGGCAAGTTTCTCTGCTGCAGGTCCTTTATCAGGAGCCATAACTTACTCTGGGCCGGTAGCATATTCAGGCAGCCTGTCTCTTCGATCTGATAGCAGCACCACCAGCACCCGTTCCTTTGCCTTCCCAGT TCAGAATGGAATAGCAGTCCAGTAA